The genome window TGTCTATCGTTAACGCACGATGAAATAAAAAATAGGCAATTGAATAAACTTCACCTATTATTTACAAATAGATAACATGTCTTTGAACTAAAGAGTGAATATTGACATTGTAGGTTGAATATTCTGTCACTCACTTTTATTATGTAAGTGAAAGCATTTAATTTATAATGATTAACTCTTACTAGCAGCACATGAATAGAGTGGCTTGAAGTCTACTTATTTCGAGGAATATATGCAGGCATCCGAAGAAACAAACGATGATTTTTTGTTTATCGATGATAGCGATGAAGACGAGATTCTAGAGGACTCAGGCGGCGATACATGGAAAGTGTTGATCGTAGATGATGATCCGGAAATCCATTCTGTTACCCAGTTAGCTCTGTCTGATTTGGTTGTCTTAGGTAAACGTCTTGAATATCTTCATGCTTATTCTGGCCGTGATGCCTGTCAATTAATCGAACAACATCTTGATATTGTTTTAGTCTTGCTTGATGTGGTGATGGAAACAGATGATGCTGGGCTAAATGTCGTTAAGCATATTCGAGAAACCTTGCTACGTCAGGATATTCGCATAGTTTTAAGAACCGGGCAGCCAGGTTACGCGCCGGAAGAAAGTGTCATTAAAGATTATGATATTAATGATTACAAGACTAAAACCGAATTAACACGTCGTAAATTAGTCACCACGGTTTATGCGGCGATTCGCTCTTACCAACAAATTGATACTGTTACCCAAAACCGTATTGGCTTAGAAAAAATTATTGGTGCGGCTGCTGAATTGCTGGAATTGCACTCAGTGCATGAATATGCCGAAGGGGTACTGACGCAATTAAGTTTATTAAGTGATAGCCAATCCGGCGTTTTTTGTGCCCGTGGTCAAGGTATCGTCGACGGCGCTGATGACTTAAGTTTATATGTTTTAGGGCAAAAAGGTCTTTCTACTGTACTTAATAATCAGAAACTGGAAATGTTATCAAATGATGCTATTCAGCAGCAGATAGCTAATTGTTTTCAGCAAAAACAACGAGTTTTTAATAAAGATAGTGCCAGCCTGTATTTAGCCAGTGGCGGCTACCGAGCGGTAATTCATTTAACTTTAAACGCTGCATTAAGTGATATTCAAAAGCAATTAATTGAAGTGTTCTTAAGTAATATTGCTATCGGTTACGAAAATGTTCATCTGTTTCAGAAGTTACGTGATGCTGCTTATAAAGACTGGTTAACTGAATTACCGAATCGACTTGAGTTCGTTAATTTACTTGATGGTTTTGCTCAAAGTGATGAAGCTAATTTGGTGGCAGGGTTAATTGACATTAACCACTTTAGCGATATTAACGACGGATTAGGACAAGATCTAGGTAATCAGCTATTAATGGCAGTTACTAGCCGAATGAAATCAATGGGGGAAGATTGTTGTTTTGCCCGTGTTGGTGCAGATGTCTTTGGTATTATTGGACCAAAAGATAGCGTTAATCCTGAAAAATTAAACGCCTTATTTGTTCAGCCTTTCTCGGCTGGTGAACAAAACTTACCGATTAATGCTTGCTTTGGTTTGTGTGAAAAGCAAGATGCTGGTGCCCGAGGCGTTAAAGTACTCAATCAGATCAATATCGCGCTTAATTTAGCGAAGAAAAGTACTCAAGAACACTATGTCTATTATAAACAGGAAATGGAAGAGCAGACCCTGTGGCGTTTAGGCATGATCAGACAACTCAGAACAGATTTTGCTGATAATCGTCTGGAGCTTTGGTATCAACCGCAACTGAATTTGCAATCCGGCAAAGTTATTGGTGCAGAAGCTTTACTGAGGTGGCGTACCGCTGATGGTCAATTTGTATCTCCCGCGGTATTTATTCCATTAGCTGAATATTCTGGCTTAATCATTGATATTGGTGATTGGGTCATTAATCAGGCGTGTCAGCAAATTAAAGTTCTTGAAGAACATTCATTTACTGATGTTGGTATCTCGGTCAATGTTTCTATCCCGCAATTTAGACGGGAAAATTTTGTTGATAGCATTATGGAAGCAACTAACAAGCATAAGGTTAAACCACGTAAATTAGAGTTAGAAATCACTGAAAATATTTTAATGGATGAACCTCAGGTTGTGATTGATGCCTTAGTTAAATTGAAAGAACAAGGGATCAGCATAGCGCTGGATGATTTCGGTACCGGTTATTCTTCAATGAGCTACTTGCAGAAATTACCGTTAGACCGTTTAAAAGTTGACCGTTCATTTGTTAACGATATTGCCAAACCAGAACATGCGATAATTGCAGAAACTATTATTAACCTTGGTAAACAGATGAACTTAAAAGTCATTGCTGAAGGGATTGAAGATCAAGAGCAACAAGCAAAATTAAAGTCGTTGGCATGTGATGAGGTACAAGGTTTCTTCTATGCTAAGCCGATGCCTGCCGATGAGTTTCTTGCGTTCTTAGAAGCTAATAAATAAGTTTTAATCGCAGAAAAATTGCCGCAAATAGAGCTGAGTATTTTTACTCAGCTTTTTTATACCTGTAATTCTGCATTAACAACGCTGTTACTATAAAGTCTATGGCAACAGCATGTGATGGCAGTCAAATGAGTGGACTATTGTGCGTTAACTGGTAAAACTTCATCTCGACGTAGTTCAGTCCCTTGACTTGGGTTAAGCGGAATTTGCAGCGATAACAATAATGAACAGCAGGCAAAGCCTGCACCGACATAAAACACTAAAGACGAGTTAATGAGCCATACCATACCAAGCAATACCGGGATGACGACCGCAGCGATATGATTGATAGAAAAACTAACCCCCGCACTAGCAGCAATATCTTCTGGCTTTGCGATCTTCTGGAAATAGGTTTTTATCGCAATCGCCAATGCAAAAAATAAATGGTCGATAACATATAAGATCGCAGCAAAGGTGGCATTTTCAGCCAAGCCATAGGCGATAAACAAAATAATCAAGCCGATATATTCAAAACGCAGGACTTTACGCTCACCAATAATGCCGATCAGCTTGCCGATTTTAGCGGCAAATAACCAATTAAAAACATAGTTAATCAAGAACAGAGCACTAATATCGGCAACACTATAATGAAATTTCTCAACCATTAAAAAGCCAGCGAAGACAACAAAAATTTGCCGGCGGGCGCCACTGAAAAAGGTTAATGCATAAAATAGCCAGTAGCGCTTGCGTAAGATTAGTTTCTTTTCCTGCTCGGCTTCAATTGGAAACTGCTGGAAACTTAGTGCTAATAATAATGTTAAGGTAAGGGCTAAGCCGCCAAACAAAGTGTATGTTGCCTGATAAGACCAGGACAACCATTCCATCAGCAGCCAGATGCTGCTGTAGGCCAGTAATGAAGCGATAGACTTAGCTGATAACATACGCCCCATAAAATGGGCTGCCTTGTCTTTATCAATCCATTGCAGCGTCAGTGATTGGCTAATAGTTTCAAAATAATGAAAACCAACTGACATGATCACAGTGGTGACATATAAGCCGATAGCACTTGGAAAATAACCGGTAATTGCTACGCCAAAGGCGGTGAGTCCCAGAGCAGCCAACGCAAACTTTTGTTCTCGAATAAATAACAGCAGGTAAATTGCCGTAAATGCTAGAAAGCCAGGTATTTCTCGTAGGCTTTGTAAAATGCCGATTTCTTTACCTGTAAACTGGGCTTTTTCAATAACAAAGTTATTTAGCAATGCCATCCAGACAGAAAAAACCAACGGCATAATAAAGGCCATCGCTAAAAGCAGGTTTTCAGGGGAATTCAGTTTTGCGGAGAGTTTCATGGCGATTGGTTATTGTGAGTTAAAGAACTATTTTAACCAATTGGTGTTTAATAGCCATTAATTAAACGCACGATACCTGATCAAAAACTGTGTTGATATTCAACGGTTATTTGTTGTCCTCGCGCCGGTAATTGTCGTAATGGCTGATCGTCTATTTCGCCTATCGTGGTGATAGTGGCGTGCTGATAGTCTTTATCCAAAAGATTTTTGACCGTTAAAGTAAGGGTATTTTTGTCATTTAGCAAATAGCGGCTATGTAAATTAAGTAAAGTTAACGAATGTTTATCGGTTAAAGTATCGATACGGCTGCGCCAATGAAGTTGTATGTTGTTTTGCCACTTGTCGCTAATTTGCCAGTTAACGCCCAAGAGTCCATAGCTTTTTGGGGCCAGTAATTCGGAAGGGAGTAACATCGCCGTTGCATCAACCTTTGAATGGTTACGGAAGATGTAGCTAAAGTGACCATGTAACTGCCATTGTGGGTTGATAGTCCAGCGCCATTCATTTTCTAGTCCGCTCGTCTGATTGGAAGAAATATTGGCTAATTGGGTGATATCGTTACTGGTATCAAAACCAATTAAATCGGAAATATGGTTTTCAAACAGGGTGGAGGAAAAAAAGAAGTCGTTACTGATGTATTGGTAATTAACTTCTGCCGATTTTAATACCGTTGGTTTTAACGTTTGGTTACCGTCAACCAGCCCGCTTTCTTCGTCATACAAATCACCCAGTGATGGCACGCGGTAAGCTTCATTGTAGGCCAACTTAAATATATGATGGTTATCGGCTTGATAAACTAAAGCAACTCTTGGATTGGTTCTGTTGGCGATGTCGTTATAGGTGTCTAATCTTAGCCCTGCCGTCAGACTGAGTTTCGTCGACCAATGAGTTTGTAACTGTAAATAACCACTTAGTGTTTTGCGACGAGTGTCGAGTACGATTCTTTGATTGCTCTCACCAAAAACCGTTATATCATCCAGGTACTCCAGATCGCCGTAAAGATTGTAGTTACTTTTAATCGCAGCGTTTGGTAATTTACTTAAACTCCAGTCAATACCGGAAGAGAGCTCAAACATCTCGTTGATCGGATAGATAAAATCAACGCCTGCCTGTTTATTGTCATAGGAAAAATGTTCGCCAAACAGCAAAGGTGCGGCTGCAAATATATCGTCATTTTGGGGTTGTAGCATGGCTACCGAGCGGCGGTGACCCTGATGCCACTGGCCACTAAAAGCTAACTGTTTATCGTCAGTTAAGTTCAATGTATAACTAAGCTGATGAATTAAGTTATTCTGCTGTAGTTGATTGGCCTGATTGTTAACCCGGCGAAAAAGATAAAACTGTTCGAATTGGTAGTTTTTATATAGCGTTAACCACTTAAAATTTCGATAGTTAACTGCGAACATTGCCTGTGAGCTTTTATGAGGATCTGAGGTTTGTTGTTCGATGGCAAAACGGTCAAATATCATCCGGTAGGTTTCGCCATCCTGTCGCTCTTTGTCGAATGAAAAACCTAGTTCCCAGTCATTAACTGTGTATTGCCATGCTATGCTGGCCTGTCGGGAATTGAGTGTACCAGCGGAGACAGTCAATTCGGGTTGAATTTTGGTGATTATGTTAATAACGCCATTAAAGGCATTAGCACCATAAAGCGCAGAACCTGGCCCTCTGATCACTTCAACACGTTCAACCTGACTGAGTTTAAATGCACGTATTAAATAATTGATCCCGCCGGTGTAGTCTTCATTAATTCTCTGACCATTGAGCAAAAATAAAATAGTATTGGCATATTTTTGGGCATGACCACGGCTGACCATGTAGGAATCATTGCCCTCTATTGAGTTATAGGACGCATAAAAACCTGGAATATGGTTCATAAGCTCGACTAGCGACTTTACCCCTAAGTTTTCGATGTCTGAGCGAGTTAAGAACGAAATACTGGCCGGCGCAGTCAAAGCTGTTGTTTCACTGACCGTTGCTATGCTGACAGGTGTCTGCATTAATTGCTTAAGGGACAGGGAAAAAATATCATCGAGTGAATTAGCGCCGCTGTTACACGTTACCACTAGCAGTGCTGGTAAATACTTTGGTATTCGGCTCATTCATATCCTTTGGCATTTAAAGTTATAGGAACTTGATACAAAACTTATATCATCAAAAAACTTGTGATCCTAACCCTATTAATAGCTTGGCTTTAATAATTACTCAAATTAATACGCTTAATTAAAACGCTTGTTTAAAAAATTTGCTTTTCCATTTCTTTCAAGGCACACTCAATCAACTATTATTAGAACGTGTTGAGCTTTGCTGTATGAGCTTGGCTGAAAAAGCAAACTTGAAAGATCGACACGCGTTAAAAAAAGCACGATTGTTCACCCGACATTTAATTGAGGAGACCAGGCATGTTATTTCAAGGCAAGAGCCTTTCTGCCGAGCTGTTGGACAACGGTATTGTTGAATTTAAGTTCGATGCCGAAGGTTCAGTAAATAAGTTTGATCAGGAAACATTTAAAGAATATCGAGAAATTGTAGCTGCCATCAATAATTGCAGCGAGGCAAAAGGTGTATTGGTAACGTCTGGTAAGTCTAGCTTTATCGTTGGCGCTGACATTACTGAATTTTTGGACATGTTCAAAAAACCAGAAGATGAACTGGTGCCGTGGATTAAAGCGGGCTCGGACGTATTTGACAGCTTTGAAGATTTAAACATGCCGACCGTAGCAGCGATTAACGGTTTTGCCTTAGGTGGCGGCTGTGAAATGACTTTGGCTTGTGATTACCGTATTGCCGACAGTACCTGCTCTATCGGGCTACCGGAAGTGAAATTAGGCTTAATGCCTGGCTTTGGTGGCACGGTACGTTTACCACGTATCATTGGCGCTGATAATGCCGTTGAGTGGATGTCGACTGGTAAAGCGCATAAACCAGAGCAAGCATTAGCAGTTGGGGTGTTAGATGCGGTAGTCGCACCGGAAGGTTTACGTGAAGCGGCACTTAAAACCTTACAACAAGCGATAGATGGTAAATTGGATTGGCGCGCCAAACGTCAGCCGAAACTGGAGCCGCTAAAACTATCACCAACTGAAAGTGTCATGACTTTTACCACTTGTAAGGGCATGATCGCGGCTAAAGCCGGTAAGCATTATCCCGCGCCTATGGTAACGGTTAGTACGATTGAGGCAGCAGCAGGTTTAGATCGTGCAGGTGCCATGGCATTGGAAAATCAGGGGTTTGCTAAGTTAGCTAAAACTGATGCTGCGACTGCGCAAATTGGTCTGTTTCTGGCTGATCAGGTGGTTAAAGGAAAAGCGAAAAAGGCTGGTAAGTTAGCAACGAAATCTGTTGATCGTGCTGCAGTATTAGGTGCTGGTATTATGGGTGGCGGGATCGCTTATCAATCCGCCTATAAAGGCACCCCGATTGTCATGAAAGATATTAATAACCAGGCGTTGGATCTGGGTTTAACCACGGCTGCCGGTATCTTATCAAAGCTTGCCGATCGTGGTCGTATTAACGCTAAGAAAATGGCTGGTGTGTTAAATAATATAACGCCAACTTTAAGTTATGACAGCGTTAAAGATGTTGATATTGTTGTTGAAGCGGTAGTTGAAAACCCTAAAGTGAAAGCTGCAGTGTTAGCGGAAGTGGAAAGTCATGTTAGTGAAGACGCTATTGTCACTTCAAATACTTCTACTATTTCTATTGATTTGCTAGCACAAAGTGTGAAACGAAAAGATAAGTTCTGTGGCATGCACTTCTTTAATCCGGTGCATAAAATGCCGTTAGTGGAAGTGATCCGTGGCAGTGAAACATCCGATGAAACGGTTGCCGCCGTCGTTGCATATGCCGCTAAAATGGGTAAGTCGCCGATTGTAGTGAACGACTGTCCAGGTTTTTACATCAACCGGGTGTTATTTCCATATTTTGCCGGTTTTAGCCAATTATTGCTCGAAGGTGCTGACTTTGTTGCGGTAGATAAAGTGATGGAAAAACAATTTGGCTGGCCGATGGGACCTGCGTATTTACTTGATGTTGTTGGTATCGACACTGCAGATCACTGTACCGGTGTGATGTCGGAAGGTTTCCCAACACGAATGGCTAAAATTACTAACGATCCGGTTAGTGCCTTGTATCAGGCTGATCGTTTAGGCCAGAAAAATGGTGGGGGCTTCTTTGATTACGGTAAAGATAAACGTGGTAAGCCAACCAAAGTAGCAGCGCAGGCCGCATACGATCTGTTTCAAGTGGAACAAAAAGAGTTTACTGCTGATGAAATTATTGCCCGCTTAATGATCCCTATGGTTAATGAAGTGATTCGTTGTTTAGAAGAAGGCGTCGTTGATAGTGCAGCTGAAGCGGATATGGGGTTAATTTACGGCTTAGGTTTCCCACCGTTTAGAGGTGGTCCAATTCGTTATCTTGAAACCTTAGGGTTAGATAACTTTATTGCTATGGCAGATAAATATGCGCATTTAGGTGAAATTTATCAGGTAACCGATGGTTTAAGAACCATGGCTGCCTCAGGCCAATCATATTTTACAACTGATGTTAAACAAGCGTAGGAGCCTCTCATGAAAGATGTCGTAATTATCGATACTATTCGTACACCAATGGGACGCTCGAAGGCGGGCGTTTTCCGTAATGTTCGTGCAGAGACACTGTCTGCACATCTGATGCAACAGTTATTAGTGCGTAACCCTAATTTAGATCCAGGATTAATAGACGATATTATCTGGGGGAATGTTAAGCAAACTAAAGAGCAGGGCTTTAATATTGCCCGTAATGCCCAGTTATTAACGGATATCCCTAAACATGTTGGCGCGGTCACCGTCAATCGTTTATGTGGTTCATCAATGCAAGCCTTGCATGATGCCACTACTAATATCATGGCGGGTCAGGGAGATGTCTTTATTGTTGGTGGCGTAGAGCATATGGGCCATGTGCCTATGATGTATGACGTAGATTTTGATCCGGCATTAAGCAAGTATATTTCTCGTGCGGCCGGCAACATGGGGTTAACCGCAGAATTATTGGGTAAACAACATGGCATCACTCGTGAACAACAGGATGCGTTTGCTGCCCGCTCACATCAAAGAGCACACCAGGCAACATTAGAAGGCCGCTGGGCTAATGAAATTGTTGCTACCCAAGGCCACGATGCTATTGGGGCTTTATCTTTAATAGAGCACGATGAAGTGATCCGTCCGGAAACCACTGTCGAGACGCTAGCAGGGTTACGACCAGTGTTCGATCCTGCTAATGGTACTGTTACTGCTGGTACGTCTTCAGCATTGTCAGATGGAGCGTCAGCGATGTTAGTAATGTCTGCTGATCGTGCCAAGGAACTTGGTTTAACGCCTAGAGCTAAAATCCGTGGAATGGGGGTTGCAGGCTGCGATCCATCGACTATGGGGTTTGGTCCGGTTCCCGCAACGAAAAAGGCATTAAAACGTGCAGGCTTATCGCTTGCAGACATTGAATTAGCAGAGTTTAATGAAGCATTTGCCGCTCAAGCGTTATCTTGTGTTCGTGCATTAGGGTTAGAAGAGCGTGCCGAAGATATGGTTAACCTTAATGGCGGTGCTATTGCCCTAGGTCACCCGTTAGGATGCTCTGGGACTCGTATTACCGGGACGTTATTGAACTTGATGGAAGGACAAGATGTTAACCTTGGACTTGCAACTATGTGTATCGGTTTAGGCCAAGGTATTGCGACTATTATTGAGCGTGTATAACGCGTTTATTGATAGCGAATAAAGTATTAAAAAACGCCAAGCCGTAATAAAGGAGCTTGGCGTTTTTATTTGTTGGTTTATTTATTGTAACGGAAGTTTTTAGCTATTATCCAAGGAATAAGCTTATCGGCTGCCATTGGCTTCGCATAATAGTAGCCTTGTACTATTTCTCCCCCTAATGATTGGAATTTCTTCAATTGTGCTTTTGTTTCAATACCTTCTGCAATCAATCGGTAGTTAAAATCTTTACTTAGCCCGATAATACTTTTTACGATCGCCTCATCTTTTTTATCTGTTTTAATATTTTGGATAAAAGCTCTATCTACTTTTAATGTGTTAAGCGGTAATTGTTTTAAATAATTGAGCGAGGCGAAGCCGGTACCAAAATCGTCTAAGGCAATGTTAATGCCTAGTGCTTGGCATTTACTTAATACTTCCACTGCCTCATCAATATTTGCTATTGATACTGATTCCAGTACCTCAATTTCTAGTAGAGAGTAAATACTTTTAGGGTAATCAATTAAACTTTCGTGTAAGCGATCGATAAAATCTCTTTTGAGAATATGAGCGGGCGTAATATTGATACTGACCTGAATGTTATAACCGGCTTTACGCCAAAGTGCACATTGCTTTAGAGCATGGTTGATGACCCATTCACCTATTTTAATTCCCATCGCTGAATGTTCTAACGCGTGTGAGAAGTAGCTAGGTGAAAGTACTCCTTGCTCAGGATGATGCCAGCGAATTAGCGCTTCGACACCAATGAATTCATTAGTTATGCTGTTAATCTTAGGTTGATATAACAAATTAAATTGTTTGCTGTCTATTGCGGCACCAACTTCGGTCAGTAATTTTCTCAGCTGAACTTGTTTTTTTTCTTCTTCTGGATCAAAAAATGAAATTTTATTGCGACCAGAATTTTTTGCCTGATACATGGTTTGATCGGCGCGGCGTAATATTGTATCTGCGTCTAATTTAGCATCGTGAATAATAGTTACGCCAATACTGGCTGATATTTTAACAAAGGACTCATTAGGTAATTGTATTGGCACACTTAAAATTAATAGGACACGTTTAAGTAAATCTTCACACTCCTCAATGTCATTAATGTCGTCTAGCAGTAGTACGAATTCATCGCCTCCTATTCTGGCTATAGTATCACTGGTACGTAGCGTATAAGTTAATTTTTTTGCTATTTCAACGAGAACAAAATCACCAGCGTCATGACCGTGATTATCATTTATCGGTTTGAAGTGATCTAAATCGATAAAAGCCAATGCGGCTAGCTTTTCTTGTCTTTCAATATGTTTAATGGTTTGTCTTAACCTGTCCAATAATAATGGCCGACTAACAAGGCCAGTTAAATTGTCAAAATGGGCAAGCTCATTAATTTCTTGCTCATATTTAGCTTTACTAATGGCGTTTAAAATTGCATGGAGTAGTTGAGTTGCCTTTAAGTGGTTTTTAATTAAGTAGTCACTGGCTCCTAGACGCATGGCTTCTGCTGCAACTTCCTCACTACCTAAGCCGGTGATAATAATAACAGCACAATTTTTATCTAATTGGGTACGAATTTGGTTTAGTAACTTCAGGCCGTCTTCGTTACCGAGGCGATAATCAACAATAATACAGTCGTAGTCACTATTTTTTATAACTGCAATAGAGTCTTTAACAGATGAAGCTTCTTCAATGGAAGCTGGTAAATCAACCAGCTTCAACAAGCGACGTATTTTTTCTCTATCGACATCGTCATCATCGACTACAAGTAGCTTTAAGTCACTAGTATTCATCTATACCTATATCCTTATAGGGCTTTATGGCGTCATTTCTACAGCTGTTTGATAGCTGAGTAATAACGATGCTAGCTTTGAAAATTGCGGCCCAACAGCAGACTTTACCATGTAACCGGCGACATTATGATAGTACGCCTGAGTACGGTCAGTTTCTGAGTCTGATGTTGTTAAGACAAAAATGACTAAATCTTTCAGATCTGACGAGGTTCTCACTACCTCTAAAAACTCTAAGCCGTTCATAACTGGCATATTAAGATCTAGTAAAATAATTAGCGGGCGCTTTAAAGGGCTATATTCTTCATCAGCCCGCAATATATCGAGTGCCTCTTTGCCATGAGTTGCCAATACAATAGGGATATTCGGCGCTACTTTCGATAAGCTTCTGACCACAGCTTCTGCGGCAACATCATCGTCTTCCACTAATAAGATATTGAGGTTTTTAATCATGGGTATCTTTCCTTATAAAACGCGGCCACCAAATATGAAAAGTTGCGCCTTTTTCCGGACTGTTATTTTCTACGCATATGCGTCCACCATGGGTTTCTGCTAAACGTCGACAAACAGATAAGCCGATGCCGGAGTTGCCTCTTTCTGAGGAAGTGACCGTTTGAAATAACCTGAATATCCGCTCTGTTGCAGCTTCTGGGATACCGGGGCCATCATCAGAAACGGCAAAGTGCAACATGCTATTTTCGCGGTGGCAGGCAATATTGATGGTGCCTGCTTCCTGGTCATGGTGCTTAATAGCGTTGCTGATCACGTTGCGTAAAATGGTTTCCAGTGGGGTCAGGGTTGATCTTATTTGACCTTCTGAAATGTCGAGTGTCAGTTTAAATGATTTTGGAATTTCCAAAAGTGCTAAGGTATTGTCGATGAGTTCTTTTATATTAATCGAGCGAATATCGGATTGAATATTCCCGGCACGGGCATAGGAGAGCAGGTTGTTAATCATAGTCTCCATCTTATCGACTCGTATGGAAATACGGTCGATGTTTTTATCAATATCTGGTGAACGTTCTGCTGGTAAGTCTTCTTTAATCCATTCCAGAAGATCTGATATGCCGCGCA of Thalassotalea insulae contains these proteins:
- a CDS encoding two-component system response regulator, translating into MQASEETNDDFLFIDDSDEDEILEDSGGDTWKVLIVDDDPEIHSVTQLALSDLVVLGKRLEYLHAYSGRDACQLIEQHLDIVLVLLDVVMETDDAGLNVVKHIRETLLRQDIRIVLRTGQPGYAPEESVIKDYDINDYKTKTELTRRKLVTTVYAAIRSYQQIDTVTQNRIGLEKIIGAAAELLELHSVHEYAEGVLTQLSLLSDSQSGVFCARGQGIVDGADDLSLYVLGQKGLSTVLNNQKLEMLSNDAIQQQIANCFQQKQRVFNKDSASLYLASGGYRAVIHLTLNAALSDIQKQLIEVFLSNIAIGYENVHLFQKLRDAAYKDWLTELPNRLEFVNLLDGFAQSDEANLVAGLIDINHFSDINDGLGQDLGNQLLMAVTSRMKSMGEDCCFARVGADVFGIIGPKDSVNPEKLNALFVQPFSAGEQNLPINACFGLCEKQDAGARGVKVLNQINIALNLAKKSTQEHYVYYKQEMEEQTLWRLGMIRQLRTDFADNRLELWYQPQLNLQSGKVIGAEALLRWRTADGQFVSPAVFIPLAEYSGLIIDIGDWVINQACQQIKVLEEHSFTDVGISVNVSIPQFRRENFVDSIMEATNKHKVKPRKLELEITENILMDEPQVVIDALVKLKEQGISIALDDFGTGYSSMSYLQKLPLDRLKVDRSFVNDIAKPEHAIIAETIINLGKQMNLKVIAEGIEDQEQQAKLKSLACDEVQGFFYAKPMPADEFLAFLEANK
- a CDS encoding MFS transporter — translated: MKLSAKLNSPENLLLAMAFIMPLVFSVWMALLNNFVIEKAQFTGKEIGILQSLREIPGFLAFTAIYLLLFIREQKFALAALGLTAFGVAITGYFPSAIGLYVTTVIMSVGFHYFETISQSLTLQWIDKDKAAHFMGRMLSAKSIASLLAYSSIWLLMEWLSWSYQATYTLFGGLALTLTLLLALSFQQFPIEAEQEKKLILRKRYWLFYALTFFSGARRQIFVVFAGFLMVEKFHYSVADISALFLINYVFNWLFAAKIGKLIGIIGERKVLRFEYIGLIILFIAYGLAENATFAAILYVIDHLFFALAIAIKTYFQKIAKPEDIAASAGVSFSINHIAAVVIPVLLGMVWLINSSLVFYVGAGFACCSLLLSLQIPLNPSQGTELRRDEVLPVNAQ
- a CDS encoding TonB-dependent receptor plug domain-containing protein — its product is MSRIPKYLPALLVVTCNSGANSLDDIFSLSLKQLMQTPVSIATVSETTALTAPASISFLTRSDIENLGVKSLVELMNHIPGFYASYNSIEGNDSYMVSRGHAQKYANTILFLLNGQRINEDYTGGINYLIRAFKLSQVERVEVIRGPGSALYGANAFNGVINIITKIQPELTVSAGTLNSRQASIAWQYTVNDWELGFSFDKERQDGETYRMIFDRFAIEQQTSDPHKSSQAMFAVNYRNFKWLTLYKNYQFEQFYLFRRVNNQANQLQQNNLIHQLSYTLNLTDDKQLAFSGQWHQGHRRSVAMLQPQNDDIFAAAPLLFGEHFSYDNKQAGVDFIYPINEMFELSSGIDWSLSKLPNAAIKSNYNLYGDLEYLDDITVFGESNQRIVLDTRRKTLSGYLQLQTHWSTKLSLTAGLRLDTYNDIANRTNPRVALVYQADNHHIFKLAYNEAYRVPSLGDLYDEESGLVDGNQTLKPTVLKSAEVNYQYISNDFFFSSTLFENHISDLIGFDTSNDITQLANISSNQTSGLENEWRWTINPQWQLHGHFSYIFRNHSKVDATAMLLPSELLAPKSYGLLGVNWQISDKWQNNIQLHWRSRIDTLTDKHSLTLLNLHSRYLLNDKNTLTLTVKNLLDKDYQHATITTIGEIDDQPLRQLPARGQQITVEYQHSF
- the fadB gene encoding fatty acid oxidation complex subunit alpha FadB; this translates as MLFQGKSLSAELLDNGIVEFKFDAEGSVNKFDQETFKEYREIVAAINNCSEAKGVLVTSGKSSFIVGADITEFLDMFKKPEDELVPWIKAGSDVFDSFEDLNMPTVAAINGFALGGGCEMTLACDYRIADSTCSIGLPEVKLGLMPGFGGTVRLPRIIGADNAVEWMSTGKAHKPEQALAVGVLDAVVAPEGLREAALKTLQQAIDGKLDWRAKRQPKLEPLKLSPTESVMTFTTCKGMIAAKAGKHYPAPMVTVSTIEAAAGLDRAGAMALENQGFAKLAKTDAATAQIGLFLADQVVKGKAKKAGKLATKSVDRAAVLGAGIMGGGIAYQSAYKGTPIVMKDINNQALDLGLTTAAGILSKLADRGRINAKKMAGVLNNITPTLSYDSVKDVDIVVEAVVENPKVKAAVLAEVESHVSEDAIVTSNTSTISIDLLAQSVKRKDKFCGMHFFNPVHKMPLVEVIRGSETSDETVAAVVAYAAKMGKSPIVVNDCPGFYINRVLFPYFAGFSQLLLEGADFVAVDKVMEKQFGWPMGPAYLLDVVGIDTADHCTGVMSEGFPTRMAKITNDPVSALYQADRLGQKNGGGFFDYGKDKRGKPTKVAAQAAYDLFQVEQKEFTADEIIARLMIPMVNEVIRCLEEGVVDSAAEADMGLIYGLGFPPFRGGPIRYLETLGLDNFIAMADKYAHLGEIYQVTDGLRTMAASGQSYFTTDVKQA
- the fadA gene encoding acetyl-CoA C-acyltransferase FadA, giving the protein MKDVVIIDTIRTPMGRSKAGVFRNVRAETLSAHLMQQLLVRNPNLDPGLIDDIIWGNVKQTKEQGFNIARNAQLLTDIPKHVGAVTVNRLCGSSMQALHDATTNIMAGQGDVFIVGGVEHMGHVPMMYDVDFDPALSKYISRAAGNMGLTAELLGKQHGITREQQDAFAARSHQRAHQATLEGRWANEIVATQGHDAIGALSLIEHDEVIRPETTVETLAGLRPVFDPANGTVTAGTSSALSDGASAMLVMSADRAKELGLTPRAKIRGMGVAGCDPSTMGFGPVPATKKALKRAGLSLADIELAEFNEAFAAQALSCVRALGLEERAEDMVNLNGGAIALGHPLGCSGTRITGTLLNLMEGQDVNLGLATMCIGLGQGIATIIERV